The following are encoded in a window of Streptomyces sp. 11x1 genomic DNA:
- a CDS encoding class I SAM-dependent methyltransferase has translation MVEPDSLCATRDAYNAVAPRYAQHFADTLRDRPLERALLAAFAESVRAGGAGEVADLGCGPGHITAHLGQLGLRAFGVDASPAMIGLARDANPGLRFQVGSMAALDIADGTLGGVLARSSIIHIPPQDLPTVVAEFARVLAPGGHLLISCYATDDSAIPQQSFDHSVMTAYRWSPDRLAGLLRDVGVSEIARLLCEPKPSDKRQFQELHLLATKN, from the coding sequence ATGGTCGAACCGGACTCCCTCTGCGCCACCCGCGATGCCTACAACGCCGTCGCACCGCGCTACGCACAGCACTTCGCCGACACTCTGCGCGACCGGCCGCTGGAACGGGCGCTGCTCGCCGCGTTCGCCGAGTCGGTGCGCGCTGGTGGCGCAGGCGAGGTCGCGGATCTGGGCTGCGGACCCGGCCATATCACCGCTCATCTGGGACAACTGGGACTGCGGGCCTTCGGTGTCGACGCGTCGCCCGCCATGATCGGGCTGGCACGGGACGCCAACCCGGGGCTGCGGTTCCAGGTGGGCTCGATGGCAGCGCTCGACATCGCGGACGGCACCCTGGGCGGGGTGCTCGCGCGGTCCTCGATCATCCACATCCCACCCCAGGACCTCCCGACCGTGGTCGCGGAGTTCGCCCGGGTCCTGGCCCCTGGCGGCCACCTGCTGATCAGCTGCTACGCCACCGACGACTCCGCCATCCCCCAGCAGTCCTTCGACCACTCCGTGATGACGGCCTATCGCTGGTCGCCCGACCGCCTGGCGGGACTGCTGCGCGACGTCGGCGTAAGCGAGATCGCCCGGCTACTGTGCGAGCCGAAGCCATCCGACAAGCGGCAGTTCCAGGAGCTGCACTTGCTGGCGACCAAGAACTAG
- a CDS encoding RidA family protein gives MTERHAILSGSAFEEQIGYARAVVDGDWVHVSGTTGFDYTTMTISDDVVVQAEQCLRNIEAALAEAKCTFADVVRVRYLLPDREDFEPCWPVLRRCFGDVRPAATMLMCGLSDPRMKIEIEVYARRGTA, from the coding sequence ATGACAGAGCGACACGCGATCCTCAGCGGCTCGGCCTTTGAGGAGCAGATCGGCTATGCCCGTGCCGTGGTCGACGGGGACTGGGTGCATGTGTCCGGGACGACCGGCTTCGACTACACCACCATGACGATCTCCGACGACGTGGTGGTGCAGGCCGAGCAGTGCCTGCGCAACATCGAGGCCGCGCTGGCCGAGGCGAAGTGCACCTTCGCCGACGTAGTGCGGGTGCGCTACTTGTTGCCCGACCGCGAAGACTTCGAGCCCTGCTGGCCGGTCCTACGCCGCTGCTTCGGCGACGTCCGACCGGCCGCCACGATGCTCATGTGCGGCCTCTCAGACCCCCGCATGAAGATCGAGATAGAGGTGTACGCGCGAAGGGGCACCGCGTAG
- a CDS encoding DUF397 domain-containing protein, giving the protein MVPEGIGTFRRSAHSGAEGNCVEVAVTTTGGRAIRDSKNSEGPLLYLAHYLLRRARFGFVAIGAGMTLCPCP; this is encoded by the coding sequence ATCGTTCCCGAGGGCATAGGTACCTTCCGGAGGTCGGCACACTCCGGAGCGGAGGGCAACTGCGTAGAGGTCGCCGTCACCACCACCGGCGGCCGAGCAATCCGCGACAGCAAGAACTCGGAGGGCCCCCTCCTCTACCTCGCCCATTACCTTCTTCGTAGAGCCCGGTTCGGGTTCGTGGCCATCGGGGCCGGTATGACTCTTTGCCCCTGTCCTTGA
- a CDS encoding LysR family transcriptional regulator, producing MERPQLPLPQLHAFVVLAEELHFGHAAARLGIAQPPLSQQIRRLEDKVGHALFTREPGRVTLTPVGRELLPAARRALTDLADGLAIARAVGSGRAGRLRIGFAASLALTILPGLLRTFRQRFPGVHLDIREMTTAPQIAALHDKTIDIGLLREPPAGEAELGFRTILSEPFVAVLPAAHPLAAQRTVQLAQLADSPFVLLPRAVGPQLHDQITGLCTAVGFTPQVAQHAVEWQTVCALVETGLGVSLAPASIRRMRLKGVAFRRIEPSTARTRVAVAWRKNDQSPPVTHLLATLSQDPPDRP from the coding sequence ATGGAGCGCCCCCAACTTCCCCTCCCACAGTTGCACGCCTTCGTTGTGCTCGCCGAGGAACTTCACTTCGGCCACGCGGCCGCCCGCCTGGGCATCGCACAGCCGCCGCTGAGCCAGCAGATCCGCAGACTGGAAGACAAGGTCGGTCACGCGCTGTTCACCCGCGAACCGGGACGCGTCACGCTCACCCCGGTCGGCCGCGAACTGCTGCCCGCCGCGCGGCGGGCTCTCACCGACCTTGCGGACGGCCTGGCCATAGCCAGGGCCGTGGGCAGCGGCCGGGCCGGCCGCCTACGGATCGGTTTTGCCGCCTCCCTCGCCCTGACCATCCTGCCTGGCCTGCTGCGCACCTTCCGGCAGCGGTTCCCCGGCGTGCACCTGGACATCCGTGAGATGACCACCGCGCCGCAGATCGCCGCCCTGCACGACAAGACCATCGACATCGGCCTGTTGCGCGAACCCCCCGCCGGCGAGGCAGAGCTCGGCTTCAGGACGATACTCAGTGAGCCCTTCGTGGCCGTGCTGCCGGCCGCCCACCCATTGGCCGCCCAACGGACCGTGCAGCTTGCACAGCTGGCGGACTCGCCCTTCGTGCTGCTGCCCCGTGCGGTCGGCCCACAGCTGCACGACCAGATCACCGGGCTGTGCACCGCAGTAGGCTTCACACCGCAGGTAGCCCAGCACGCGGTGGAGTGGCAGACCGTGTGCGCGCTTGTGGAAACCGGTCTGGGCGTCTCCCTGGCCCCGGCGAGCATCCGACGCATGCGCCTCAAAGGCGTTGCCTTCCGTAGGATCGAGCCCAGCACCGCTCGCACGAGAGTCGCAGTCGCCTGGCGCAAGAACGACCAAAGCCCCCCGGTCACACACCTGCTGGCGACCCTCAGCCAAGATCCGCCGGACAGGCCCTAG
- a CDS encoding DNA-binding protein, producing MTPPNAPQQPSDTANPTAPTAPFTPPSADEARAQRVPASLFRIAECHAATDEQRRRQTHPHVLGPHEAIRLVSFLLSGAALLDDGEDEVDRADITAALTLLPLARGEMDELEVGLLEMARGRGMTWPEIAFGLGLQTPQAARQRYERLASRTERADG from the coding sequence ATGACGCCGCCGAACGCTCCACAACAGCCCTCCGACACCGCCAACCCCACAGCCCCCACAGCCCCGTTCACGCCACCGAGCGCTGACGAGGCGCGGGCTCAGCGCGTCCCCGCGTCCCTGTTCCGGATCGCGGAGTGCCACGCGGCCACGGACGAGCAGCGTCGCCGCCAGACCCATCCGCATGTGCTCGGGCCCCACGAGGCGATCCGGCTGGTGTCGTTCCTACTGAGCGGCGCCGCGCTCCTCGACGACGGGGAGGACGAGGTCGACCGCGCGGACATCACCGCCGCCCTCACCCTCCTCCCCCTCGCCCGTGGCGAGATGGACGAACTGGAGGTCGGCCTACTGGAGATGGCCCGGGGCAGGGGCATGACCTGGCCCGAGATCGCCTTCGGCCTGGGGCTCCAGACTCCCCAGGCGGCAAGGCAGCGCTACGAACGCCTGGCGAGCCGCACCGAGAGGGCGGACGGCTAG
- a CDS encoding ABC transporter ATP-binding protein → MTKANPALEVSGLHKSFGRTHALAGLDLTVETGEVHGFLGPNGSGKSTTIRVLLGLLRADAGTVRVLGRDPWSDAVEVHRRIAYVPGDVTLWRNLSGGEVIDLYGRLRGGLDARRRADLVERFELDPTKKGRTYSKGNRQKVALVAAFASDVDLLILDEPTSGLDPLMEEVFQRCVREERDRGRTVLLSSHILSEVEELCDRVSIIRKGVTVESGSLADLRHLTRTTVTAELAAPPNGLAHLPGVHDLDVQGHRVRLQVDTAELNAVLRSLTESGVRSLTSTPPTLEELFLRHYQAEEVAT, encoded by the coding sequence ATGACGAAGGCCAACCCCGCCCTAGAGGTGTCCGGACTCCACAAGTCCTTCGGACGCACGCACGCCCTCGCCGGCCTCGACCTGACCGTCGAGACCGGCGAGGTCCACGGCTTCCTCGGCCCCAACGGCTCCGGAAAGTCCACCACCATCCGCGTCCTGCTCGGCCTGCTGCGCGCCGACGCGGGCACCGTCCGGGTGCTGGGCCGCGACCCGTGGTCGGACGCGGTGGAGGTGCACCGCCGGATCGCGTACGTGCCGGGTGACGTGACCCTCTGGCGCAACCTGTCCGGCGGCGAGGTCATCGACCTCTACGGGCGGCTCCGGGGCGGACTGGACGCCCGGCGCCGGGCCGATCTCGTCGAACGGTTCGAACTCGACCCCACGAAGAAGGGTCGTACGTACTCCAAGGGCAACCGTCAGAAGGTCGCCCTCGTCGCCGCCTTCGCCTCCGACGTCGACCTCCTCATCCTGGACGAGCCGACCTCGGGTCTGGACCCGCTGATGGAGGAGGTCTTCCAGCGCTGTGTGCGCGAGGAGCGCGACCGGGGCCGTACGGTCCTGCTGTCGTCCCACATCCTCAGCGAGGTCGAGGAGCTGTGCGACCGGGTGAGCATCATCCGCAAGGGCGTCACCGTCGAGAGTGGTTCCCTCGCCGACCTGCGCCATCTGACCCGGACCACCGTCACCGCCGAACTGGCGGCCCCTCCCAACGGCCTGGCCCACCTCCCCGGCGTCCACGACCTCGACGTCCAGGGCCACCGCGTCCGCCTCCAGGTCGACACCGCCGAACTCAACGCCGTCCTGCGCTCCCTGACCGAGTCCGGCGTACGGTCCCTGACCTCGACGCCGCCGACGCTGGAGGAGCTGTTCCTGCGGCACTACCAGGCGGAAGAGGTGGCCACGTGA
- a CDS encoding IS110 family transposase has protein sequence MTSNDFPSIDVFCALDVGKSEHHGTALLRDGRTAFDKPLPNNEPQLRELFNRLGRKGKVLVVVDQPASIGTLAVTVARACGCEVAYLPGLSMRRLADLHPGTGKTDARDAYVIADAARTMPHLLHSIDPDESVRAELTMVLGHDDDLAQDATRTSNRLRGLLTSVHPALERVLGPRLRHPAVLALLQTYGSPTQLAQAGTEQIAQVMLQAAPRMRSAHTLADQITTALAEQTVQVPGTASAGEIVSGLAEALAVLLKRRDVLETRVAALLEAHPLAKVLTSMPGVAVRTGARILAEVGDASAFPTAAHLASYAGLTPTTRRSGTSIRGEGPPRGGNKTLKRALFLASFASLSSPESRAYYDRKRAEKKRHNAALICLTRRRVDVLHAMLKHRTLYQPGHEQTA, from the coding sequence GTGACCAGCAACGACTTCCCATCGATCGATGTCTTCTGCGCCCTGGACGTCGGCAAGTCCGAGCATCACGGCACGGCCCTGCTGCGTGATGGCCGCACGGCCTTCGACAAACCGCTGCCCAACAACGAGCCCCAGCTGCGCGAGCTGTTCAACCGCCTGGGGCGCAAGGGGAAGGTCCTGGTCGTGGTCGACCAGCCGGCCTCCATCGGCACCCTGGCGGTCACCGTCGCCCGCGCCTGTGGATGCGAAGTCGCCTACCTGCCCGGCCTGTCGATGCGCCGGCTGGCCGATCTGCACCCCGGCACCGGCAAGACCGACGCTCGCGACGCCTACGTCATCGCCGATGCCGCCCGCACCATGCCCCACCTGCTGCATTCCATCGATCCCGACGAGAGCGTGCGGGCCGAACTGACCATGGTCCTGGGCCACGACGACGACCTCGCCCAGGACGCCACCCGCACCTCCAACCGGCTGCGCGGCCTGCTCACCTCCGTCCACCCCGCACTCGAACGCGTCCTCGGGCCCCGCCTGCGCCACCCGGCCGTCCTGGCCCTGCTGCAGACCTACGGCTCCCCCACCCAGCTGGCCCAGGCCGGCACCGAGCAGATCGCGCAGGTCATGCTCCAGGCCGCCCCGCGGATGCGCAGCGCTCACACCCTGGCCGACCAGATCACCACCGCCCTGGCAGAGCAGACCGTGCAGGTTCCCGGCACAGCCTCGGCGGGGGAGATCGTCTCCGGTCTGGCCGAGGCCCTCGCCGTGCTCCTCAAGCGCCGGGACGTCCTGGAGACGCGGGTCGCCGCACTGCTGGAGGCCCACCCTCTCGCGAAGGTCCTGACCTCCATGCCCGGGGTCGCGGTCAGGACCGGCGCCCGCATCCTGGCCGAGGTCGGCGACGCCAGCGCGTTCCCCACCGCCGCCCACCTGGCCTCCTACGCGGGACTGACCCCCACCACACGCCGCTCCGGAACCTCCATCCGGGGCGAAGGACCACCCCGCGGCGGCAACAAGACGCTCAAACGGGCCCTGTTCCTGGCCTCGTTCGCTTCCCTGAGCAGCCCCGAATCGCGGGCCTACTACGACAGGAAACGCGCGGAGAAGAAGCGCCACAACGCCGCCCTCATCTGCCTCACCCGCCGCCGCGTCGACGTCCTGCACGCCATGCTCAAACACCGCACCCTCTACCAGCCCGGGCACGAACAAACAGCCTGA
- a CDS encoding MarR family transcriptional regulator, with the protein MVESRAEADVPERDPESVSRFVELFAAQLVEAGMARMPARVFAALLASDTGALTSVELGEQLRISPAAVSGAVRYLAQVHLVSREREPGSRRERYRVHSEQWYEALTNREAIIKRWEEALREGVASLGADSPAGRRLSETLAFFEFLETEVEAMMNRWRTHRDELFGRD; encoded by the coding sequence ATGGTGGAGTCGAGGGCCGAGGCGGATGTTCCGGAGCGGGACCCGGAGTCGGTCTCCCGTTTCGTCGAACTCTTCGCGGCGCAGCTCGTCGAGGCCGGGATGGCGCGTATGCCCGCCCGCGTCTTCGCCGCGCTCCTGGCCTCCGACACCGGTGCGCTGACCTCGGTCGAGCTGGGTGAGCAGTTGCGGATCAGCCCCGCCGCCGTCTCGGGCGCGGTGCGCTATCTCGCCCAGGTGCACCTGGTCTCGCGCGAACGCGAGCCCGGTTCGCGCCGTGAGCGCTACCGCGTCCACAGCGAACAGTGGTACGAGGCCCTCACCAACCGCGAGGCCATCATCAAGCGGTGGGAGGAGGCGCTGCGCGAGGGCGTCGCCAGCCTGGGCGCCGACAGCCCGGCGGGCCGCCGGCTCTCGGAGACCCTCGCCTTCTTCGAGTTCCTCGAGACCGAGGTCGAGGCGATGATGAACCGCTGGCGCACCCACCGCGACGAACTCTTCGGCCGGGACTGA
- a CDS encoding DUF5753 domain-containing protein has protein sequence MAKEPPEWQPVLVPGLLQTPGYAEAIIAANPHYIAPERITELVKVRLGRQAKIEEGGATYAVIIWEAVVAHPLVSDDIHQEQLSAILEVGKRKNVTVQVLPFSAGAMAGLTDPFSSFSFDSEPIVEAVTLENLRGTSVLEAPEDLAAYAYTHEHLRSAALAPDASARLIRSALRSSKEDASFPRA, from the coding sequence ATGGCGAAGGAACCCCCTGAGTGGCAGCCGGTTCTGGTGCCGGGGCTTCTGCAGACCCCGGGGTACGCCGAGGCGATCATCGCGGCCAACCCGCACTACATCGCTCCCGAGCGGATCACTGAACTGGTGAAGGTACGCCTCGGACGCCAGGCGAAGATCGAGGAGGGCGGGGCGACGTACGCCGTCATCATCTGGGAAGCGGTGGTGGCCCACCCCTTGGTGAGCGACGACATTCATCAAGAGCAGCTCTCCGCGATCCTCGAGGTCGGGAAGCGGAAGAACGTCACCGTGCAGGTGCTGCCGTTCAGCGCGGGGGCGATGGCCGGCCTCACAGACCCCTTCTCCTCCTTCAGCTTCGACTCCGAGCCGATCGTCGAAGCCGTAACCCTGGAGAACTTGCGAGGCACTTCGGTCCTGGAGGCGCCCGAGGATCTTGCGGCTTACGCCTATACGCACGAGCATCTACGATCGGCGGCACTGGCACCGGACGCCAGTGCGCGGCTCATCAGGAGTGCACTGCGGAGTAGCAAGGAAGACGCATCGTTCCCGAGGGCATAG